One window of the Cryptomeria japonica chromosome 7, Sugi_1.0, whole genome shotgun sequence genome contains the following:
- the LOC131030402 gene encoding lysine histidine transporter 1 has protein sequence MVSENENGNPESSFNVTRDGLNGNRETEKKEGKNYEDWLPITSSRNAKWWYAAFHNVTAMVGAGVLSLPNAVSHLGWGPGVLVLVLSWMITLYTLWQMVEMHEMIPGKRFDRYHELGQHAFGEKLGLWIVVPQQLIVEVGVDIVYMVTGGTSLKRFHELVCTGCKKIKLSYFIAIFGSVHFVLAQLPNFNSVAGISLAAAVMSLSYSTIAWGACVHEGQQPEVHYGIKSSSTADAVFNVFNALGNVAFAYAGHNVVLEIQATIPSKPERPSKVPMWRGVVVAYIIVAVCYFPVALVGYWAFGNGVEDNILKSIGKPKWLIATANMMVVIHVIGSYQIYAMPVFDMMETALVTKLNFTPGMRLRLIVRSLYVAATCFVGISIPFFGGLLGFFGGFAFAPTTYFLPCIMWLAIYKPRRFSFSWIANWVCIVLGVILMIVSSIGGLRTIIKEASTYKFYS, from the exons ATGGTttctgaaaatgaaaatggaaatcccGAGAGCTCATTTAATGTGACACGG GATGGTTTAAATGGAAATAGAGAAacagaaaagaaagaaggaaagaattaTGAAGATTGGCTTCCAATCACATCATCTCGTAATGCAAAATGGTGGTACGCAGCATTTCACAATGTCACTGCTATGGTCGGTGCTGGAGTCCTCAGCTTACCCAATGCAGTATCGCACTTGGGATG GGGTCCAGGAGTTCTTGTGCTTGTTCTATCTTGGATGATTACCCTATACACACTCTGGCAGATGGTTGAAATGCATGAAATGATTCCAGGAAAACGTTTTGATCGATATCACGAACTAGGACAGCATGCTTTTGGAGAAAAGCTTGGTTTATGGATAGTTGTTCCACAGCAATTGATAGTAGAAGTCGGAGTAGATATAGTGTATATGGTTACTGGGGGGACATCTCTGAAGAGGTTTCACGAACTTGTTTGTACAGGTTGCAAGAAGATTAAATTGTCTTACTTCATTGCAATTTTTGGTTCAGTTCACTTTGTTCTGGCACAGCTGCCCAATTTTAATTCAGTGGCTGGAATTTCCCTGGCTGCAGCAGTAATGTCCCTCAG CTATTCCACAATTGCTTGGGGAGCCTGTGTCCATGAGGGGCAACAACCCGAGGTGCACTATGGTATAAAAAGCTCATCCACTGCAGATGCAGTGTTTAATGTGTTTAATGCTCTGGGAAACGTGGCCTTTGCTTATGCTGGGCACAATGTGGTCCTAGAGATCCAAGCTACTATACCATCCAAACCAGAGAGACCATCAAAGGTTCCTATGTGGCGAGGAGTAGTTGTTGCATACATCATTGTTGCTGTCTGTTACTTCCCTGTAGCACTGGTCGGTTACTGGGCTTTTGGAAACGGTGTTGAAGACAATATTCTAAAATcgattggaaaacccaaatggcTTATTGCAACAGCAAACATGATGGTGGTGATCCATGTGATTGGAAGCTATCAG ATCTATGCCATGCCAGTATTCGACATGATGGAAACGGCATTGGTCACCAAACTTAACTTTACTCCAGGAATGCGGCTACGTTTGATTGTTCGCTCACTCTATGTTG CGGCAACTTGCTTCGTTGGTATTTCAATTCCTTTCTTTGGGGGTCTACTTGGATTCTTTGGAGGGTTTGCATTTGCTCCAACAACCTACTTT CTTCCATGCATCATGTGGCTTGCAATATACAAACCAAGAAGGTTTAGCTTTTCATGGATAGCGAATTGG GTATGTATAGTTTTGGGAGTTATACTCATGATAGTATCATCCATAGGTGGTTTGAGGACAATAATAAAGGAAGCATCAACATACAAATTCTATTCATAA